The following proteins come from a genomic window of Brevibacillus antibioticus:
- a CDS encoding C40 family peptidase, which yields MTKRNWKGTTTTVVAILMGTSLLMNGQAYAASETSLTFTTTHNQDKQQKKHQNDLNLQQNIEEMVQDGTTFDPTPNMDSTTDNSQNKQLDAITAPSDQNATDSTSTPSSDIADQVIAKGLEYKGVPYKYGSSKKTTRTFDCSSFTQRVFKEVGVNLPRDSRQQSKVGQKVSKDQLQKGDLVFFRSYGSSSSRITHVAIYAGDNKLLHTYGKPGVTTTNFKGTSWEKRFELGRRVI from the coding sequence ATGACAAAGCGAAACTGGAAAGGTACCACTACTACGGTCGTAGCTATTTTAATGGGAACTTCTCTTCTCATGAACGGACAAGCCTACGCGGCTTCTGAGACAAGTCTCACCTTCACAACTACACATAATCAGGATAAACAGCAGAAAAAACATCAGAATGATCTGAACCTGCAACAAAATATCGAAGAAATGGTGCAAGATGGGACTACCTTCGACCCGACACCCAATATGGATAGTACTACCGATAATAGCCAGAATAAACAGTTAGATGCTATCACTGCTCCATCAGATCAAAATGCAACAGATTCAACTTCTACTCCCTCTTCCGACATCGCCGATCAGGTCATCGCAAAAGGATTGGAGTATAAAGGCGTACCCTATAAATACGGTTCGAGCAAAAAAACAACACGTACATTTGATTGCTCTTCCTTTACACAACGAGTGTTTAAAGAGGTCGGAGTAAATCTGCCGCGAGACTCGCGACAACAGTCCAAAGTCGGTCAAAAAGTTTCGAAGGATCAGCTACAAAAAGGAGATCTCGTTTTCTTCCGCAGCTACGGTAGCTCCTCTTCTCGCATTACCCATGTTGCCATCTACGCTGGAGACAATAAGCTGCTGCATACGTACGGGAAACCGGGTGTTACGACTACAAACTTCAAAGGGACTTCCTGGGAAAAACGTTTTGAGCTTGGAAGACGTGTGATTTAA